Proteins encoded in a region of the Pseudomonas sp. GOM7 genome:
- a CDS encoding MacB family efflux pump subunit — MSEPLLELRGVTRRFSGGDKDFIALDNIDLTVQPGELVAIVGASGSGKSTLMNVLGCLDRADEGSYKVGGREVNSLANDELAALRREHFGFIFQRYHLLGHLSAVNNVEMPAIYAGVSETARTDRAEALLNRLGLGGHLANRPNQLSGGQQQRVSIARALINGGEIILADEPTGALDTASGREVMNILLELNAAGRTVILVTHDEKVAAHARRIIEISDGRIVADRINPEPIQAQAPQPQALPDKNRRSSRLTARLELFREAFSMAWIALIAHRMRTLLTMLGIIIGITSVVSIVAVGEGAKRYVLNDIAAIGSTTIEVFPGTDWGDSRSASIETLSLGDVAALANEYYIDSATPNVGRNLLLRYRNQDLTATVNGVGDNYFRVRGIKLGEGVGFTAQDSRRQAQVVVIDHNTRDRLFPKGTNPLGQVILVDNLPCTVIGVTEDKKSVFVTSKNLNVWMPYETASGRLLGQRYLDSITVRVKDGQPSKLVEEKVTKLLEQRHGTKDFFTYNLDTILQTVQKTSQSLALLLSLIAIISLVVGGIGVMNIMLVSVTERTREIGIRMAVGARASDIRQQFLVEAVMVCLLGGVIGIGLSFAIGYVFSLVVKEWQMVFSLGSIITAFLCSTLIGVVFGFVPARNAARLNPINALARD, encoded by the coding sequence ATGAGCGAGCCGCTGCTGGAACTGCGTGGCGTCACACGGCGCTTCAGCGGTGGCGACAAGGACTTCATCGCCCTGGACAACATCGACCTGACGGTGCAGCCCGGTGAGCTGGTGGCCATCGTCGGCGCTTCCGGGTCAGGCAAGTCGACCCTGATGAACGTGCTCGGCTGCCTGGATCGCGCCGACGAGGGCAGCTACAAGGTGGGCGGCCGCGAGGTTAACAGCCTGGCCAACGATGAGCTGGCGGCGCTGCGCCGTGAGCATTTTGGTTTCATCTTCCAGCGTTACCACCTGCTCGGCCACCTCAGTGCGGTCAACAACGTCGAGATGCCGGCAATCTATGCCGGGGTGAGCGAGACCGCACGTACCGATCGTGCCGAGGCACTGCTCAACCGCCTGGGGCTCGGCGGGCACCTGGCCAATCGGCCCAATCAACTGTCGGGTGGCCAGCAGCAGCGGGTGAGCATCGCCCGGGCGTTGATCAACGGCGGCGAGATCATCCTTGCCGACGAACCGACCGGTGCCCTGGACACGGCCAGCGGCCGGGAAGTGATGAATATCCTGCTGGAGCTCAATGCTGCCGGGCGCACAGTGATTCTGGTCACCCACGATGAGAAGGTCGCGGCGCATGCCCGGCGCATCATCGAGATCAGCGACGGGCGTATCGTCGCCGACCGCATCAACCCCGAGCCGATCCAGGCCCAGGCCCCGCAGCCCCAGGCGCTGCCCGACAAGAATCGGCGCAGCAGCCGGCTGACCGCGCGTCTGGAGCTGTTCCGCGAAGCCTTCAGCATGGCCTGGATCGCACTGATCGCCCACCGCATGCGTACCTTGCTGACCATGCTGGGGATCATCATCGGCATCACCTCGGTGGTGTCGATCGTTGCCGTCGGCGAGGGTGCCAAGCGTTATGTACTCAACGACATCGCGGCGATCGGCAGCACCACCATCGAAGTGTTTCCCGGCACTGACTGGGGCGACAGTCGCTCGGCATCGATCGAAACCCTGTCGTTGGGTGACGTGGCGGCGCTGGCGAACGAGTACTACATCGACAGCGCCACGCCCAACGTCGGTCGCAACCTGCTGCTGCGCTACCGCAATCAGGATCTGACCGCGACGGTGAACGGTGTGGGCGACAACTACTTCCGCGTGCGCGGCATCAAGCTGGGCGAGGGGGTAGGGTTCACTGCACAGGACAGCCGACGCCAGGCCCAGGTGGTGGTGATCGACCACAACACCCGAGATCGGCTGTTCCCCAAAGGCACTAACCCGCTGGGCCAGGTGATTCTGGTCGATAACCTGCCATGCACGGTGATCGGCGTGACCGAAGACAAGAAAAGCGTGTTCGTCACCAGCAAGAACCTCAACGTGTGGATGCCCTATGAAACCGCCTCGGGGCGCCTGCTGGGCCAGCGTTACCTGGACAGCATTACCGTGCGGGTCAAGGACGGCCAGCCCAGCAAGCTGGTCGAGGAGAAGGTCACCAAGTTGCTGGAGCAGCGCCACGGCACCAAGGACTTCTTCACCTACAACCTCGACACCATCCTGCAGACGGTGCAGAAGACCAGCCAGTCGCTGGCGCTGCTGTTGTCGCTGATCGCGATCATCTCGCTGGTGGTAGGCGGGATCGGCGTGATGAACATCATGCTGGTGTCGGTGACCGAGCGGACCCGCGAGATCGGTATCCGCATGGCGGTGGGCGCGCGGGCCTCGGACATTCGCCAGCAGTTCCTCGTCGAGGCGGTGATGGTCTGCCTGCTGGGCGGGGTGATCGGTATCGGCTTGTCGTTCGCGATCGGCTATGTGTTCTCGCTGGTGGTGAAAGAGTGGCAGATGGTCTTCTCGCTGGGCTCGATCATCACTGCGTTCCTGTGTTCGACCCTGATCGGCGTCGTGTTCGGCTTCGTGCCGGCACGCAATGCGGCGCGCCTGAACCCGATCAACGCATTGGCGCGGGATTGA
- the macA gene encoding macrolide transporter subunit MacA produces MAKFKYRKSIILTALLVIGGLVYASTRSEQTAPQYLTARAERGDIENSVLATGILQGVKQVDVGAQVSGQLKSLKVKLGDEVKKGQWLAEIDPVVLRNSLRQAQVNAQELAARREATRAQLAMAKADYERAQRLLPTEAVSRKDYEAAKSEFQVQRANLRVLDAQLQDAKIQIETAQVNLDYTRINAPIDGTVVGIVTQEGQTVIAQQLAPVLLKLADLSTMTVKAQVSEADVIHIKPGQEVYFTILGEPDKRYHATLRGIEPAPQNFLETQANSSSRQNTAVFYNALFDVPNPEQRLRISMTAQVHIVLDKARNVLSVPVAALGAQGQDGLYEVRVLDAQGKPQTRQVRTGINNYVRVQIEQGLEEGDQVVIGEATPDTATASTAGGGA; encoded by the coding sequence ATGGCTAAGTTCAAATACCGAAAGAGCATCATCCTCACCGCCTTGCTGGTCATTGGCGGCCTGGTCTATGCCAGTACGCGTTCGGAACAGACCGCGCCGCAATACCTGACCGCACGGGCGGAGCGAGGTGACATCGAGAACTCGGTGCTGGCCACCGGCATTCTGCAGGGGGTCAAGCAGGTGGATGTCGGTGCCCAGGTTTCCGGGCAGCTAAAAAGCCTCAAGGTCAAGCTGGGCGATGAGGTGAAGAAGGGCCAGTGGCTGGCCGAGATCGACCCGGTGGTGCTGCGCAACTCGCTGCGCCAGGCGCAGGTGAATGCCCAGGAACTGGCGGCCAGGCGCGAGGCGACGCGCGCACAACTGGCCATGGCCAAGGCGGACTATGAGCGCGCGCAGCGGCTGCTGCCCACTGAAGCGGTGTCGAGGAAAGACTACGAAGCTGCCAAATCCGAATTCCAGGTACAGCGCGCCAACCTGCGCGTCCTGGATGCGCAGCTACAGGATGCGAAGATCCAGATCGAAACCGCCCAGGTGAACCTCGACTACACACGCATCAACGCGCCCATCGACGGTACGGTGGTGGGCATCGTCACCCAGGAAGGCCAGACCGTGATCGCCCAGCAGTTAGCGCCGGTACTGCTCAAGCTCGCCGACCTTAGCACCATGACGGTCAAAGCCCAGGTCTCGGAGGCCGATGTGATCCACATCAAGCCGGGCCAGGAGGTGTACTTCACCATCCTGGGCGAGCCCGACAAACGCTATCACGCCACGCTGCGCGGTATCGAACCGGCGCCGCAGAACTTCCTGGAAACCCAGGCCAACAGCAGTTCGCGGCAGAACACTGCAGTGTTCTACAACGCGCTGTTCGACGTTCCGAACCCCGAGCAACGCCTGCGTATCTCGATGACCGCGCAGGTGCATATCGTGCTCGACAAGGCCCGCAACGTGCTCAGCGTGCCGGTGGCGGCACTGGGCGCGCAGGGCCAGGATGGCCTTTATGAAGTCCGGGTACTCGATGCCCAGGGCAAGCCGCAGACCCGCCAGGTGCGCACCGGCATCAACAACTATGTGCGGGTGCAGATCGAACAGGGCCTGGAGGAGGGTGACCAGGTGGTGATCGGCGAGGCAACGCCAGATACCGCGACCGCCAGCACGGCAGGGGGTGGCGCATGA